A part of Oncorhynchus clarkii lewisi isolate Uvic-CL-2024 chromosome 17, UVic_Ocla_1.0, whole genome shotgun sequence genomic DNA contains:
- the LOC139371023 gene encoding zinc finger CCCH domain-containing protein 10-like has product MPDRDSTYLSGGGGSSGGGVGTSVSEEVGSGLGQGTGEGRGGSAGGENCGSGSGGMGGGGALGNGNNCGGGGAGGPGSGPAPDGVCRDFLRNVCKRGKRCRFKHPDFNEVPDLGVQKNEFVFCHDYQNKECVRSNCRFVHGSKEDEDYYKKSGELPLRLRGKVAAGLGLSPMDLPHSRGEVPICRDFLKGECQRGSKCKFRHVKKDNEYEPARVGVGSVLGPGASGMVNTGGGVGVGACGGMAGLVGGGGGGNMMGMGCPSLGGCRDPGILGVGGVGVSGIGGCISMGASGPRRFDRGPCSAYDPLFESGLYETSPLEAPVDHTMLQLKRRRLEGLRLDGNGGGHYEMGVQAALSPQPLEYRFLEEENTLLRRRVDELKKQVSNLMATNEVLLEQNAQFRSQTKVSVMTLSSTPAPSEQTMASPVGSVSSYNHSIAQTHTTLSSAGLQPRTVTLTQQDLVAPTGAPTVPPSNAAPPSAPLPHLNPEITPLSAALVQTIAQGMVPPVSMAPVTVSVAPVAVSMAQPLPGITISHATTPMVSYPIASQSMRITTIPH; this is encoded by the exons ATGCCTGACCGGGACAGCACCTACCTGTCAGGTGGTGGTGGGAGCAGCGGCGGCGGGGTGGGTACTAGTGTAAGCGAGGAAGTGGGGTCTGGTTTAGGACAGGGCACGGGAGAAGGCCGGGGGGGATCCGCAGGAGGTGAAAACTGTGGCTCTGGTTCTGGGGGCATGGGTGGAGGAGGGGCCCTGGGGAATGGGAACAACTGCGGGGGAGGTGGAGCCGGGGGCCCGGGGTCAGGACCGGCCCCGGACGGGGTCTGCAGAGACTTCTTGAGGAACGTGTGTAAGAGGGGAAAACGCTGCCGCTTCAAACACCCCGACTTCAACGAGGTGCCAGACCTCGGGGTGCAGAAGAACGAGTTTGTATTCTGCCACGACTACCAGAACAAGGAGTGTGTCCGCTCCAACTGCCGCTTCGTCCACGGCTCCAAGGAGGATGAGGACTACTATAAGAAGTCAGGGGAGCTACCCCTCAGGTTGAGGGGGAAAGTAGCTGCAGGACTGGGCCTGTCCCCCATGGACCTCCCACACAGCCGAGGGGAGGTCCCCATCTGCAGGGACTTTCTGAAGGGTGAGTGCCAGCGGGGCAGCAAGTGTAAGTTCCGCCACGTCAAGAAGGACAACGAGTATGAGCCGGCAAGAGTGGGTGTGGGGAGTGTGTTGGGCCCAGGGGCCAGTGGGATGGTGAACACAGGTGGAGGGGTTGGGGTGGGTGCCTGTGGAGGCATGGCTGgactggtggggggtggaggtgggggcAACATGATGGGGATGGGCTGCCCCAGCCTTGGGGGTTGCAGAGACCCGGGTATCTTAGGGGTGGGAGGAGTAGGGGTAAGTGGGATTGGGGGTTGCATCTCCATGGGGGCCTCAGGACCTCGTCGTTTTGACAGGGGCCCCTGCTCGGCGTACGACCCCCTGTTTGAGAGCGGTCTGTATGAGACATCGCCCCTGGAAGCCCCTGTGGACCACACAATGCTGCAGCTGAAGAGACGCAGGCTGGAGGGTCTCCGGCTAGACGGGAACGGAGGGGGGCACTATGAGATGGGGGTGCAGGCGGCCCTCTCACCCCAGCCCCTGGAGTACAGGTTTCTGGAGGAGGAAAACACCCTGctgaggaggagagtggatgaaTTGAAGAAACAG GTCTCAAACCTCATGGCCACCAACGAGGTGCTGCTGGAGCAGAATGCCCAGTTCCGGAGCCAGACCAAGGTGTCGGTGATGACCCTGTCCTCCACCCCAGCCCCCTCTGAGCAGACCATGGCGTCCCCCGTGGGCTCGGTCAGTTCCTACAACCACAGCATCGCCCAGACCCATACCACCCTGAGCAGCGCCGGGCTGCAGCCTCGTACCGTCACCCTCACACAGCAGGACCTAGTGGCCCCCACCGGTGCCCCTACAGTGCCCCCATCTAACGCTGCCCCACCCAGTGCTCCCCTGCCCCACCTCAACCCCGAGATCACCCCGCTCTCAGCCGCCCTGGTTCAGACCATTGCCCAGGGCATGGTGCCTCCCGTCTCCATGGCACCCGTCACTGTTTCAGTGGCACCGGTGGCTGTATCCATGGCACAGCCTCTGCCTGGCATCACTATAAGCCATGCCACCACCCCCATGGTGTCATACCCTATCGCCAGCCAGAGTATGAGGATCACCACCATACCTCACTGA